In the Brassica napus cultivar Da-Ae chromosome A7, Da-Ae, whole genome shotgun sequence genome, one interval contains:
- the LOC106426256 gene encoding polygalacturonase — MASSLSLVHIFTILVTITMSRFAQFDARTSLNVLSFGAKPDGVVDSTKAFSDAWDSACRVEDSAMIYVPKGRYLIGRELRFEGESCRSREITLRVDGTLIGPQDYRLLGKEQNWFSFVGVHNVTVLGGSFDAKGSTLWSCKANGQNCPEGATTLRFMDSYNVKIIGVLSLNSQLFHIAINRCNNVKIEDIRIIAPDDSPNTDGIHIQKSTDIEVRNASIKTGDDCISIGPGTKNLMVDGITCGPGHGISIGSLAKDLEEEGVVNVTVKKAVFVRTDNGLRIKSWPRHSKGFVERVRFLGALMVNVSYPILIDQNYCPGDSYCPTEESGIKINDVIYSGIMGTSATKVAIKMDCSERFPCTQIRMQAINLTYRGGAATTSCINASGKQLGLVIPNGCL, encoded by the exons ATGGCATCGTCTCTAAGCTTGGTTCACATCTTTACCATCCTTGTAACAATTACCATGTCCCGTTTTGCTCAGTTTGACGCAAGAACAAGTCTTAACGTTCTGAGTTTCGGGGCGAAACCAGACGGAGTTGTAGATTCCACAAAAGCCTTTTCGGATGCATGGGACTCAGCGTGTCGAGTGGAAGACTCGGCCATGATTTACGTGCCAAAAGGAAGGTATTTGATTGGTCGGGAGCTTCGTTTTGAAGGAGAAAGTTGCAGAAGCCGTGAGATAACCCTAAGGGTCGATGGAACTTTGATTGGTCCTCAAGATTACAGGTTGCTTGGGAAAGAACAAAATTGGTTCAGTTTTGTTGGTGTTCACAATGTTACTGTTCTTGGAGGTTCTTTTGATGCTAAAGGATCCACACTATGGAGTTGCAAGGCCAATGGTCAAAACTGCCCTGAAGGTGCAACG ACACTGAGATTCATGGACTCTTACAACGTCAAGATCATAGGAGTATTGTCGTTGAACAGTCAATTGTTCCACATAGCAATCAACCGATGCAACAATGTAAAGATTGAGGATATCCGCATCATAGCACCAGATGATAGCCCCAACACTGATGGAATTCACATTCAGAAATCGACTGACATCGAGGTCAGAAATGCTTCTATCAAAACTGGAGACGACTGTATATCTATCGGACCTGGTACAAAGAACTTGATGGTAGATGGAATCACCTGTGGTCCTGGTCATGGAATCAG CATTGGTAGCTTAGCGAAGGACCTAGAGGAGGAAGGCGTGGTAAACGTGACAGTGAAGAAGGCAGTGTTCGTACGAACGGACAATGGGCTAAGGATAAAGTCGTGGCCACGTCATAGCAAAGGATTCGTGGAGAGGGTTCGGTTCTTAGGGGCTCTTATGGTCAACGTCTCCTATCCTATCCTCATCGACCAGAACTATTGCCCTGGCGATTCTTATTGCCCTACTGAG gaGTCGGGAATCAAAATAAACGATGTAATATACAGTGGAATCATGGGAACATCGGCCACAAAAGTTGCTATAAAGATGGATTGCAGCGAGAGATTCCCATGCACTCAGATACGAATGCAGGCAATTAATCTAACTTATCGCGGTGGAGCAGCAACGACTTCTTGCATCAATGCTTCCGGTAAGCAACTTGGTTTGGTTATACCCAACGGATGTCTCTGA
- the LOC106426212 gene encoding protein TWIN SISTER of FT, with protein sequence MSVNNRDPLVVGGVIGDVLERFTRSIDLRVTYGQREVTNGLDIRPSQIINKPRVEIGGEDLRNFYTLVMVDPDVPSPSNPHLREYLHWLVTDIPATTGTNFGNEIVSYESPRPTSGIHRLVLVLFRQLGRQTVYEPGWRPQFNTREFAALYNLGLPVAAVYFNCQRDNGCGGRRT encoded by the exons ATGTCTGTAAATAACAGAGATCCTCTTGTGGTAGGGGGAGTGATAGGGGACGTTCTTGAACGGTTCACAAGATCAATCGATCTAAGGGTTACATACGGCCAAAGAGAGGTGACAAATGGGTTGGATATAAGGCCTTCTCAAATTATCAACAAGCCAAGAGTTGAGATTGGTGGAGAAGACCTAAGGAACTTCTATACTTTG GTTATGGTGGATCCAGATGTTCCAAGTCCTAGCAACCCGCACCTTCGAGAATATCTCCATTG GTTGGTGACTGATATCCCTGCGACAACTGGAACAAACTTTG GCAATGAGATTGTGTCTTACGAGAGTCCAAGGCCCACCTCGGGAATTCATCGTCTCGTGCTGGTATTGTTCCGGCAGCTCGGGAGGCAAACAGTGTATGAACCAGGGTGGCGCCCACAATTTAACACTCGTGAGTTTGCTGCGCTATACAATCTCGGCCTTCCCGTGGCTGCGGTTTACTTCAATTGTCAGAGGGATAATGGCTGCGGAGGACGAAGAACTTAG
- the LOC111199282 gene encoding mitochondrial proton/calcium exchanger protein-like codes for MASRALLRRRKYIVQSLSEQFNTIQCLSSVERQGYESIKGLDSGKPDSKLPYFLKNKESFTSNLDGFHTSRLLQSPNFSNGGVGKLEFPYPWPLGYRSVQQSLWSSVATANKPDDDKKGEKITSQSKEASPEECDEAVEGLSLAKAKAKAKKLEESQKSDVYIMQRVRAFLLGIGPALRAIASMSREDWAIKLRHWKDEFKSTLQHYWLGTKLLWADVRISVRLLVKLANGKGLSRRERQQLTRTTADIFRLVPVAVFIIVPFMEFLLPVALKLFPNMLPSTFQDKMKEEEALKRRLNARMEYAKFLQDTVKEMAKEVQTSRSGEIKKTAEDLDGFMNKVRRGVGVSNDEILGFAKLFNDELTLDNINRPRLVNMCKYMGISPFGTDAYLRYMLRKRLQEIKKDDKLIKAEGVESLSEAELRQACRYRGMLQLGSVEEMRQQLIDWLDLSLNHSVPSSLLILSRSFSMSGKLKPEEAVQATLSSLPDEVLDTVGVTALSSEDSVSERKRKLEYLEMQEELIKEEEDEEEEEMAKMKESASSQKDVALDEMLASTAKDANEQAIAKTLEKHEQLCELSRALAVLASASSVSMEREEFLKLVKKEVDLYNSMVEKGGTDDEEEARKAYLAAREDSDRSAQKAIADKTSSALLDRVESMLQKLEKEIDDVDNKIGNRWRLLDRDYDGKVSPDEVASAAMYLKDTLGKEGIQELIQNLSKDKDGKILVEDLVKLASEIEDAEEAAEEAANEPTKP; via the exons ATGGCTTCAAGAGCGCTTCTCCGAAGAAGGAAGTACATCGTTCAGTCTCTAAGTGAACAGTTTAACACGATCCAATGTCTTTCAAGCGTTGAGCGTCAAGGATATGAGAGCATTAAGGGTCTGGATTCTGGAAAACCTGATTCCAAATTGCCTTATTTTCTCAAGAATAAAGAGTCGTTCACTTCCAATTTGGATGGGTTTCACACAAGTCGATTGCTTCAGTCTCCTAATTTTAGTAACGGAGGAGTTGGAAAGTTAGAGTTTCCTTACCCGTGGCCGTTGGGGTATAGATCGGTTCAACAGTCTTTGTGGTCTTCTGTGGCAACGGCCAACAAGCCTGATGATGATAAAAAGGGAGAAAAGATTACTTCACAAAGCAAAGAAGCCTCTCCGGAGGAGTGTGATGAAGCAGTGGAGGGGCTGAGTTTGGCTAAAGCTAAAGCTAAAGCGAAGAAATTGGAAGAATCGCAAAAATCTGATGTATACATTATGCAACGTGTGAGGGCGTTTCTTCTTGGAATTGGTCCTGCTTTGAGAGCTATTGCGTCCATGAGCAG GGAGGACTGGGCCATCAAGCTTCGCCACTGGAAAGATGAATTTAAATCTACCCTGCAGCACTACTGGCTGGGGACAAAGTTGCTCTGGGCTGATGTCAGGATTAGTGTTAGGCTGCTTGTTAAACTTGCTAATGGGAAAGGTCTCTCTAGGAGGGAAAGGCAGCAACTCACTCGAACCACTGCTGACATTTTTAGATTAGTCCCGGTTGCAGTTTTCATTATTGTCCCGTTCATGGAGTTCTTGCTACCTGTAGCTTTGAAGCTGTTTCCAAACATGCTTCCGTCAACTTTCCAGGACAAGATGAAAGAAGAG GAGGCACTGAAAAGAAGGCTGAATGCAAGGATGGAGTATGCAAAGTTTCTCCAAGATACTGTGAAAGAAATGGCAAAGGAAGTCCAAACCTCGCGCAGCGGTGAGATAAAAAAGACAGCAGAAGATCTAGATGGATTCATGAACAAG GTCAGAAGAGGAGTAGGTGTTTCAAATGATGAAATTTTGGGCTTTGCAAAACTATTCAATGATGAGCTTACATTGGATAACATTAACAG GCCTCGATTGGTAAATATGTGCAAATACATGGGTATTAGCCCATTTGGAACGGATGCATACTTACGTTATATGCTTCGGAAAAGATTACAGGA GATTAAAAAGGATGATAAGTTGATCAAAGCTGAGGGTGTGGAGTCTCTCTCAGAAGCTGAACTTCGCCAAGCTTGCAGATACAGAGGAATGCTTCAATTGGGTTCAGTTGAAGAAATGAGACAGCAG TTAATTGACTGGCTGGATTTGTCCCTCAACCATTCAGTTCCATCATCCCTCCTAATTCTCTCTAG ATCTTTCTCGATGTCTGGGAAACTCAAGCCAGAAGAGGCTGTCCAAGCTACTCTCTCTTCTCTGCCAGACGAGGTTCTGGACACAGTTGGGGTCACAGCTCTGTCATCAGAAGATTCTGTATCAGAAAGGAAGAGGAAGTTAGAATACTTAGAAATGCAAGAAGAATTAATCAag GAggaagaggatgaagaagaggaagaaatgGCAAAGATGAAAGAGTCTGCTTCAAGCCAAAAAGATGTAGCTTTGGATGAGATGCTGGCTTCTACAGCTAAAGATGCTAATGAACAAGCGATAGCGAAAACACTTGAGAAACATGAGCAGCTCTGTGAGCTCAGCCGTGCATTGGCAGTTTTAGCTTCCGCATCT TCTGTTAGCATGGAGCGTGAAGAGTTCCTCAAACTAGTTAAAAAGGAG GTAGATCTATACAACAGCATGGTAGAGAAAGGTGGTACAGATGACGAGGAAGAAGCTAGGAAAGCTTACTTAGCTGCTCGAGAAGATAGTGACCGAAGTGCTCAGAAAGCAATCGCTGATAAAACTTCTTCTGCACTGCTAGATAGG GTTGAGTCAATGCTCCAGAAACTTGAAAAGGAAATAGATGACGTCGATAACAAGATTGGAAACCGCTGGAGACTCCTGGACAG AGATTATGATGGAAAGGTAAGTCCAGATGAAGTTGCATCGGCTGCGATGTACCTAAAGGACACATTGGGCAAAGAGGGAATTCAAGAGCTTATTCAGAATCTTTCTAAGGATAAAG ATGGCAAAATTCTGGTGGAAGATTTGGTGAAGTTAGCTAGCGAGATTGAAGATGCTGAAGAAGCAGCTGAGGAGGCTGCGAATGAGCCAACCAAGCCTTGA